A region of Silurus meridionalis isolate SWU-2019-XX chromosome 15, ASM1480568v1, whole genome shotgun sequence DNA encodes the following proteins:
- the nop14 gene encoding nucleolar protein 14: protein MGKPEKKRSVCDKVRKSSAHAQIKTNPFEVKINKKKFDVLGRKSKHDVGLPGVSRSKAHNKRKQTLLKEFRMKNKANSFIDRRFGEYDAKMAPEDKILKRFAMERQHTQMKKDMFNLNDEEELTHYGQSLAEMEKFTDGVDSESDSEEKGLLSAEITASHFGGGGGLLRKKSSEEAEAKSKTRQELIEELILKSKQEKRERQTQKEETHELIEKLDQEWKSIQNLISRKTPREREEEKDKPKLDEYDMMVRELGFEIKAQPSEKLKTPEEIAREERERLQKLEADRLRRMEGQVDENPRPTHMSADDLNDGFILDKDDRKTLSYQDGKWNIEEEEGDGGDDDGDEGEDDDGDEEEDGDEGEDDSDGGDEEDDDDHSDLEDDEDEDGEDDGEKEEESAAEIRHMLSVEERKEIQDTARAELPYTFKAPECYMDLKAMLQGYSADEQCVIIERMKKCNHPSLAVGNKAKLQKQFGFLLEYVGELATHNPPQLTTINTLIPQIYSLSQLFPEAACRVMQSLIGDAAHSMEENVEVKGRAAFPGLDMLIYLRIATLLFPASDFRHPVTTPVFLYISQTLTKCAVVSLESVCAGLILCCLAVECVSLSKRFVPELINYLLGLLHLAVPTHTSTEYHVVHPFRLQGKSSELLRVCDPQSANSWTRKNISLSSAHKVTATTETEKDHFKLSVLYACLDLVKRCTALYQQLPAYQHIFQPIRILLAKHLPVSDYPSALQELRKEILEVIPERPSEHAPLVFDKKKPIPLKLLQPKVVEVLDYGKKRGNTKEEKERERLKHKYKKEFKGALREIRKDTRFLAHTKLSDTLRRDAERKRKVKELFGSLATQEGEWKALKKRKRK, encoded by the exons ATGGGGAAACCGGAGAagaaaaggagtgtgtgtgataaagTGCGCAAGAGTAGCGCACATGCTCAGATTAAGACGAATCCGTTTGAGGTGAAGATTAACAAGAAGAAGTTTGATGTTTTGGGCCGAAAGAGTAAACACGATGTGGGACTGCCAGGCGTGTCTCGCTCTAAAGCTCATAACAAG CGTAAACAGACTCTTCTGAAGGAGTTCAGAATGAAAAACAAAGCCAACTCCTTTATTGATCGGCGTTTTGGAGAGTACGACGCCAAGATGGCACCCGAGGACAAAATTCTGAAAAGATTCGCCATGGAGAGACAG cataCGCAGATGAAGAAGGACATGTTTAACCTGAATGATGAAGAGGAATTAACACATTATGGGCAGTCCTTGGCTGAGATGGAGAAGTTTACAGATGGAGTGGACAGTGAGAGCGACTCGGAGGAGAAAGGCCTGCTCTCCG CTGAAATCACGGCGTCACACTTTGGAGGAGGCGGAGGGCTTCTACGGAAGAAAAGCAGTGAAGAAGCGGAGGCAAAAAGCAAAACACGCCAGGAGCTCATTGAGGAGCTCATCCTCAAATCCAAACAGGAGAAG CGAGAACGTCAGACTCAAAAAGAAGAGACACACGAGCTGATAGAGAAGCTGGACCAGGAGTGGAAGTCTATCCAGAACCTTATATCACGTAAAACTCCCAGAGAGcgggaggaggagaaggacaaGCCGAAG ctggatGAATATGACATGATGGTACGGGAGTTGGGATTCGAGATAAAAGCTCAGCCATCTGAAAAACTCAAAACACCGGAGGAGATCGccagagaggaaagagagagactgcaGAAGCTTGAg GCAGACAGACTGAGGAGGATGGAGGGGCAGGTGGATGAAAACCCCAGACCCACACACATGTCAGCTGATGACCTCAACGATGGATTCATCCTTGACAAGGACGACCGCAAAACACTCTCTTACCAG GATGGGAAGTGGAACattgaggaagaggaaggtgatggaggagatgatgatggtgatgaaggggaggatgatgatggtgatgaagaggaggatggtgatgaaGGGGaagatgatagtgatggtggtgatgaggaagatgatgatgatcactcTGATTTGGAAGATGACGAAGATGAGGATGGAGAGGAcgatggagaaaaagaggaggagtcTGCTGCTGAAATCAGGCACATGCTGAGCGtcgaagaaagaaaagagattcAGGACACGGCCCGTGCAGAGCTGCCCTACACCTTCAAAG ctccTGAGTGTTACATGGATTTGAAGGCGATGCTGCAGGGTTACTCGGCTGATGAACAGTGTGTCATCATAGAGAGAATGAAGAAATGTAATCACCCAAGTCTGGCTGTTGGAAACAAGGCTAAATTACAG AAACAATTTGGCTTTTTGTTGGAGTACGTAGGGGAACTGGCTACCCACAATCCTCCCCAGCtcaccaccatcaacacacTCATCcc GCAAATCTATTCTCTGTCCCAGCTCTTTCCTGAAGCGGCGTGTCGAGTGATGCAGTCGCTGATTGGTGATGCCGCTCACAGTATGGAGGAGAATGTAGAGGTCAAAGGTCGTGCTGCATTCCCAGGCTTGGATATG ctcatcTATCTAAGGATTGCCACTCTGCTGTTTCCCGCATCTGATTTCCGTCATCCAGTGACAACTCCAGTCTTCCTCTACATCAGCCAGACTCTTACTAAg TGTGCAGTCGTGTCtctggagagtgtgtgtgcaggtctTATTCTGTGCTGTCTAGCGGTGGAGTGCGTTTCTCTCTCCAAGCGATTTGTCCCTGAACTTATTAACTATCTGCTAGGACTTCTGCACCTCGCAGTccccacacacaccagcacag aGTACCATGTGGTTCACCCATTCAGGCTGCAGGGGAAGAGCAGTGAGCTGCTGCGTGTGTGTGATCCACAGTCTGCTAACAGCTGGACCAGGAAAAACATCTCGCTGTCATCAGCTCACAAAGTTACAGCTACTACAGAAACTGAGAAAGATCACTTCAA GTTGTCTGTGCTTTATGCTTGCTTGGATTTGGTAAAGAGATGCACAGCGCTTTATCAACAGCTTCCTGCCTACCAGCAcatcttccagccaatcagaatcctcCTGGCTAAACATCTGCCAGTTTCAGATTACCCATCAGCCCTACAG GAGCTGCGCAAAGAAATCTTGGAGGTCATTCCTGAGAGACCTTCCGAGCATGCACCTTTGGTGTTCGATAAGAAGAAGCCCATCCCCCTCAAACTGCTGCAGCCCAAAGTGGTGGAAGT GTTGGACTACGGAAAGAAACGCGGGAACacaaaagaggagaaggagagagagcgaCTGAAGCATAAGTATAAGAAAGAGTTTAAAGGTGCTCTGAGGGAGATCAGGAAAGACACGCGCTTCCTCGCTCACACCAAACTGTCCGACACTCTGCGCAG agatgcggagagaaagaggaaggtgAAGGAGCTGTTTGGTAGTTTGGCCACTCAGGAGGGTGAGTGGAAAGCactaaagaagagaaaaaggaagtgA
- the LOC124398339 gene encoding vimentin, whose translation MRGSGYSQKTLTVNGSSRMRVQSPSPSRCRASSASSVTRGRTGFQAGAVEVGTELHQLHANEKEEMQLLNARFAGYIEKVQALEQRNATLREELQMLQSRYKAGPGGLAEEYEAKFKEMKELIAALTAEKGAADIERGYVEEEVELWTMKLEEELTLKEEAEMILREFREDVDNATLQKADLEKRVEQLVAEIEFLKKLHSEEVAELMKQIEESKTTVELDTDRPDLAAHLRKTRAEIEAVAARNVQEAEKWYKGKFDTLKESASKRETQMSIMKQEISTLSSAASDLQNQIDGLRAKNAALEQQLDDMEMSHLDKVSNLEAIIEQLENQLCETKMEMGKYLADYQELLNIKLKLDVEIATYRKLLEGEERRLGISISESTAGTSSSAVKDSA comes from the exons ATGAGAGGAAGCGGCTATTCCCAGAAGACTCTAACAGTGAATGGGTCAAGCAGGATGCGGGTCCAGAGCCCGTCTCCGTCCCGTTGCAGAGCTTCTTCAGCCTCATCGGTGACCCGTGGACGTACCGGCTTCCAGGCTGGTGCCGTGGAGGTTGGCACAGAGCTTCATCAGCTTCATGCTAACGAGAAAGAGGAGATGCAATTACTAAACGCACGCTTTGCCGGCTACATCGAGAAGGTTCAGGCTCTGGAGCAGAGGAATGCCACGCTCAGGGAGGAGCTGCAGATGCTGCAGAGCCGATACAAGGCAGGACCGGGGGGACTGGCTGAGGAGTATGAGGCCAAATTTAAGGAAATGAAGGAACTGATCGCAGCACTGACAGCGGAGAAAGGAGCGGCTGATATCGAGAGGGGATATGTAGAGGAGGAAGTGGAGCTCTGGACCATGAAGTTGGAGGAAGAACTCACACTTAAAG AGGAGGCAGAGATGATCCTGCGTGAGTTCCGTGAGGATGTGGACAATGCCACGCTGCAGAAGGCTGACCTGGAGAAACGTGTGGAGCAGCTGGTGGCTGAGATCGAGTTCCTGAAGAAGCTGCACAGTGAGGAAGTGGCTGAGCTAATGAAGCAAATTGAGGAATCAAAGACGACCGTAGAGCTTGACACAGATCGGCCTGATTTAGCTGCTCACCTGCGCAAGACACGTGCTGAGATCGAAGCTGTCGCCGCACGAAATGTCCAGGAGGCAGAGAAGTGGTACAAAGGGAAGTTTGACACACTGAAGGAGAGCGCCTCCAAGCGTGAGACCCAGATGAGCATCATGAAGCAGGAGATCAGCACCCTGAGCAGTGCAGCGTCTGACCTGCAGAACCAGATAGATGGCCTCAGGGCCAAAAATGCGGCTCTGGAACAGCAGCTGGATGACATGGAGATGTCTCACCTGGACAAGGTGTCCAACTTGGAAGCTATCATAGAGCAGCTTGAGAACCAGCTGTGTGAAACTAAAATGGAGATGGGCAAATACCTTGCTGACTACCAGGAGCTGCTTAACATCAAACTGAAGTTAGATGTTGAGATCGCCACCTACAGGAAACTTCTGGAAGGAGAAGAGAGACGACTCGGGATCTCAATCAGCGAAAGCACTGCAG GAACTTCATCATCTGCAGTTAAAGACTCGGCCTAA